Part of the Musa acuminata AAA Group cultivar baxijiao chromosome BXJ2-7, Cavendish_Baxijiao_AAA, whole genome shotgun sequence genome is shown below.
ATTGCATCTACATAACCTGATAATCGAGACTTAAACAAGGCTTTAATTTAAGGCTTTTAAATCAAGGAATCAGAATAAAGCAACAATTAATTATTTGTTCTATCGGTCCACAGTGATTGGACTCATGTGCAAGTCAAAATTTGTCCTTATATGAGTAGCCATCCAATGTGATAGGGTAACATGTCCACCTAACAACCAACCTTAATAACTTATAGGCCCTTCTTGCACACTTATGATATACTCCAGAGATTTTATTGATCATGGCGATGTGGTTAAGAATTCCTGGATCCTGTTGCAGTAGCTTTTGGATTGGGTTGTTTTGTTTTGACAAGAAAACTGCTCATGAATAAACAATTTGTAAAATGAGAAGCAAAATCATGCCTTTCTAAAGTTTCCAACTATAAAGAGGAGGACTTGTATGATTGTCAAAAGAGCACTCCTGATACTTGTTCAATAATTTTGTGGCTATATGTTCCTTGTGATTTTTATGGATTTCAATTTGTCTTTTATTGGAAACAGGAAATGTACATTCGAGTGAAGCGCAACAAGACAACCTACTTTGTGCAGTGTGATCCAACAGACACAACTTTGGATATAAAGCAGAAATTACAAGCCTTGATCGATCTACCTAGCAATAATCAACGTTTAACCTTGGTGGCAACTGATGTTGTATTAGTAGATTCAATGACATTAGCAGAACAGAGGGTAACAATGCCATTCAATTACCATCCAGAACTGACAATTCTAAGTGCTATTTCATAATTTTAGGATGATGATTATACGGACCACCTAAACCTGTTTTAATTCTTAATTGTTCATGCGCAGGTTGAAAATGATGCTGTGGTGGCTTTGACTCTTAGAAAAGGTATTGCACTTCTCTGGCTTCTTTAATAAATCTTGAACTCATGTATGTGCTCATATACACCAATGCAATTTTGATGGCTACTTATAACATGTTCATGAGTCATGGAAGGTTCTAACCAAGAATACATTTGCCTAGTATAAcaaaaaagttattttctcaAGTACTGAATTATTGATTTTGTGCATTTTCTCCATACCGTTAAATCAACTTTATGGTGGACTACCTGTTCATATGCACAAGTTAGATCTTGTTGAGGCATCCACTATTTCTAGTTGGTCCATGAGTAGTCACTGTATCATGCTAGTGTGTGTTGTGCCTTTTTCTGCTCTGATTGATGCGAAGGACACAAAATAGCCAGATGTAGTATGATTTTTATAAAGATTTAACAGTgatgtcttaattttttttactctGAGTAAGGGCCACAAAAATATGATAGAAATGTGCAATGTAGTTCAATTGGTGCACAAATAGTTTGCCATTTCAGTGGCTGTTTGAAGAAGCAGCTACACTCTAATGGGTTTTCAAGGTATTGCTTACAACAGATGCGAAATGTAGGTTTATATGTGAGTGCATGTACAATCCATATGGAGATATTCTAACAAAGTACATAACTGAGTAAAAATTGAGAAATTGAATTAGCTTTAATTGGTAATGGCTAATATATGTTAGATTCCAATCAATGGTTTATGAGATCACATTTTTGTACACGTCAAATAACTAATTTTAGTGATAAGTTAGAATATTTGTGTCCATTTTACATTGTGATGGATCCTGTATTTATCAGTACCAAACTAGTAGTAACAAGGCAAGTGAAATTAATTGGAGGAAACATGAATTTTTTGTGCTTATGTGGACTAAGTGTGGTGgcatatatttttacatataaaacGTAGCCACCCATAATCATATAACCTTATGCCATATGAGCATCGGACACATCCGTATATACTGCCTCGAAGACTGCATTTGGGAAATTGATTTTAATAATAAggttactttttttattttaagaattgTTTTCCTGGTAATTTATGGTTTTGATATGGATTGTTAGTTTGAGATCTAGGGTTTTAGCCTGTGATTTATACTGGTGAAACAAATGGTTCTTTTTCTGTACTATGTTATTCTTATCTTGGCTGTAGGATTAGGTGTGATTGAACACAATTTCCTGGTGAGGAAATCGTAGTCTCATTTTTGTTTTTACTTGGGACAATAAATAAGTTCTCAAGAAATGGATTCTTCTTTTCAGATGATAATGAGTTTGAGGAGATTTACATTGCACGCCCTGAAGACTTCATGTCATTCTCCTGATCAGAATAACAGCCTTAGACAGATGATTTGCTTGTAAAAACTTGCGTCAGTCATATCCATGTAGAAGAAACATATTTCCCTCGTCAGTGAATGTAGAATGATTCGGTCAAGGATGACATTAGAGCTGGTGGTGGATCTAATGAACTCATGGGTGAACTTGTTTGTGCACGTGCTGAACTGCCGCAACTAAACTATAGACTTGGGGTATTTGTCATGCAAACACCATTAATTGGCAAGAAATAACAGTGTTTTAGCTGTTGAACAAGGTAGTACAAGGGATGTTCATGCTTGATGCAGGCTCAAATGTTGATCCATATGATTCCTTAGCTTTTTCTTTATCTGGAGCATTTCCCAAAATTAGGAGATTATTTATTATGGAAGCAAAAGTtgagaaaagaaaaaggttttAACAAATAGACTATCCTCCCATGAAATACCTTTAATGTTACTTGTTGTTTAAGTCGTGCTGTATATTTGTGATCATAAAGGGTTATTCTATCCGCAATAGTCGATGTAAAGTTAAGTCTGACAAACTTGTTCTATTTGTAATTAATAATTATTGGACACTTTTATCTAGAAAAGATATTTAAGTTTTTATCAAATAACACCCCTTAACTGGTTTTTACGTGGGGAGCTTTCGTCGGCTAGCTGGATGAAAATTTCCTTAGTCGTCGTTCTGCTCGCTCTTCCTCGTCACGGTTGTAATTGCGGGTAGAGTGAAGGTGGGCGACGAGGGCGTTAGCCCACAACAAAGTGGGCGAGGGGCGACAAAGATTTGGGACCCAATTCATGGCGTTTGTTTACTCGTACCTTCGCCATCGCTAAGGAGGCGATCGTCGCGTACCGTGCTGTTGCAGTCCCGGCTCAAGGAGGAGAAGCGCGCTCGTGCCTACCCACGCCACGGAGGGCTTCGCTTCCTCTTGGATCTTCGCatcgtcttcttcctctctcgTCCTAGTGGGAGCAGCGTCGAGATCCTCGTTGATGTTGACACCCTCGTCGCTCACCCCCACTCTACCCTCTGTTATCGTCGT
Proteins encoded:
- the LOC103993059 gene encoding uncharacterized protein LOC103993059 encodes the protein MYIRVKRNKTTYFVQCDPTDTTLDIKQKLQALIDLPSNNQRLTLVATDVVLVDSMTLAEQRVENDAVVALTLRKDDNEFEEIYIARPEDFMSFS